In one window of Erythrolamprus reginae isolate rEryReg1 chromosome 1, rEryReg1.hap1, whole genome shotgun sequence DNA:
- the LOC139159453 gene encoding CD59B glycoprotein-like: protein MRKIILCLLAVMLWSQAVDALECYHCPRGGRCFNTATCTGNDDQCMSIFFPAVGFQPPKYAKRCGSLYQCQVLNSAAGVRAVCCGYDRCNR from the exons ATGAGAAAAATAATCTTGTGCCTTCTTGCTGTAATGCTTTGGTCACAAG CTGTGGATGCTCTGGAATGTTATCATTGTCCCAGGGGAGGAAGATGTTTTAACACAGCTACCTGCACTGGTAATGATGACCAGTGTATGAGCATATTCTTTCCAGCAGTTG gTTTCCAGCCACCAAAGTATGCCAAAAGATGCGGCTCTCTGTATCAGTGTCAAGTTCTGAATTCAGCGGCAGGAGTTCGTGCTGTATGTTGTGGCTATGACAGATGCAACCGTTAG